In Streptomyces sp. SN-593, a single genomic region encodes these proteins:
- a CDS encoding GntR family transcriptional regulator — MAQAAAPHLVVHSLREQIREHILDGIVSGRWKPGERIVERRIAVELQVSQTPVREALRELETLRLIESAPNKGVRVRGLTAVDVKESYPVRAGLEQVAAELAAAALAEDPGPLEREVAALRAADAALDDEAQVRHTVGFHHELVRAAANGVLLHVWESLGIEVWTTLSMRWLSPAPRAYADEHQELVDAFVARDPRIGELIKSHVLSCAPQV; from the coding sequence ATGGCCCAAGCCGCCGCCCCTCATCTGGTCGTGCACAGCCTGCGCGAGCAGATCCGCGAGCACATCCTCGACGGCATCGTCAGCGGACGCTGGAAGCCCGGCGAGCGGATCGTGGAACGGCGGATCGCGGTCGAGCTGCAGGTCAGCCAGACGCCGGTCCGGGAGGCGCTGCGCGAGCTGGAGACGCTGCGGCTGATCGAGTCCGCGCCGAACAAGGGCGTGCGGGTGCGCGGCCTGACGGCGGTCGACGTCAAGGAGAGCTACCCGGTGCGCGCCGGCCTGGAGCAGGTCGCGGCGGAACTGGCGGCCGCCGCGCTGGCCGAGGACCCGGGCCCGCTGGAGCGGGAGGTGGCCGCGCTGCGGGCGGCCGACGCCGCGCTCGACGACGAGGCGCAGGTCCGGCACACCGTCGGCTTCCACCACGAACTCGTGCGCGCGGCCGCCAACGGCGTGCTGCTGCACGTGTGGGAGTCACTGGGCATCGAGGTGTGGACCACGCTGTCCATGCGGTGGCTGAGCCCGGCGCCGCGCGCCTACGCCGACGAGCACCAGGAACTGGTCGACGCGTTCGTCGCCCGCGACCCGCGGATCGGCGAGTTGATCAAGTCGCACGTGCTGAGCTGCGCCCCCCAGGTGTAG
- the aceE gene encoding pyruvate dehydrogenase (acetyl-transferring), homodimeric type, whose product MPDAVGRTRPSQLDQIPDIDPEETAEWRASLDAVAKAAGPHRAAYLMRRTLESGSESGLSLPTPLETEYINTIPTAAEPAYPGDEALEARITAWNRWNAAAMVTRGSKLGLGGHIATFASAAWLYETGFQHFFHGKEGAGSGDQLYIQGHASPGVYARAFLDGRLTEAHLDRFRQEAGGDGLPSYPHPRRLPWLWEFPTVSMGLGPLSAIYQARFNRYLEHRGIKDTSGSHVWAFLGDGEMDEPESTAALALASREGLDNLTYVINCNLQRLDGPVRPNFKIVQELEAQFRAAGWNVVKALWGAAWDEVLAQDTDGALVRRLRETPDAQFQTYATRDAAYLREHFFGADASLRALGGRLTDAKLLELFQTSRAGHEPRKVYAAYRAALEHKGAPTVILAQTVKGYTLGAGFESRNANHQMKKLTGAQFRTMRDLLELPIPDSALDADVVPYWHPGENSPEIRYLRERRAALGGPAPARKVVAAPLPLPPEKAYKALEKGSGTQEIATTMAFVRLVKDLMREKETGRRWVPVVPDEARTFGMESLFPSAGLYSPKGQTYDPVDRDQLLYYKEAKDGQILNEGITEAGSLADFTAAATSYATHGEPMIPFYIFYSMFGFQRTADQFWALADQLGRGFVIGATAGRTTMTGEGLQHADGHSHLLASTNPAALSYDPAFAYEVAVIVREGLRRMYGPAVEGEDQDVFYYLTVYNEPKVQPAMPEGVEEGIIKGLYRYRQADAAAADAPRAQVLASGTAIHWALEAQRLLAEDWGVAADVWSAPSWTELRREALECDRARLRGEDRVPYVTRALAGAQGPVVAVSDWMRAVPDQIAPWVEQDWTSVGTDGFGLSDTREAARRHFGVDPQSLTVQTLAALARRGEVKPEAVKEAAERYGL is encoded by the coding sequence ATGCCTGACGCCGTAGGCCGTACCCGGCCCAGTCAGCTCGACCAGATCCCCGACATCGACCCGGAGGAGACCGCGGAATGGCGCGCGTCCCTGGACGCGGTCGCGAAGGCCGCGGGTCCGCACAGGGCGGCGTACCTGATGCGCCGCACCCTGGAGAGCGGTAGCGAGAGCGGGCTGAGCCTGCCGACGCCGCTGGAGACCGAGTACATCAACACCATCCCCACCGCCGCCGAGCCCGCCTACCCGGGCGACGAGGCGCTGGAGGCGCGGATCACCGCGTGGAACCGCTGGAACGCGGCGGCGATGGTCACCCGCGGCAGCAAGCTCGGCCTCGGCGGCCACATCGCCACCTTCGCCTCGGCGGCCTGGCTGTACGAAACCGGGTTCCAGCACTTCTTCCACGGCAAGGAGGGCGCCGGCAGCGGCGACCAGCTCTACATCCAGGGCCACGCCTCGCCCGGCGTCTACGCCCGCGCGTTCCTCGACGGCCGGCTCACCGAGGCCCACCTGGACCGGTTCCGCCAGGAGGCCGGCGGCGACGGGCTGCCGTCGTACCCGCACCCGCGGCGGCTGCCGTGGCTGTGGGAGTTCCCGACGGTGTCGATGGGCCTCGGCCCGCTCTCGGCGATCTACCAGGCGCGCTTCAACCGCTACCTGGAGCACCGCGGCATCAAGGACACCTCCGGCTCCCACGTGTGGGCCTTCCTCGGCGACGGCGAGATGGACGAGCCGGAGTCGACCGCCGCCCTGGCGCTGGCCTCCCGCGAGGGCCTGGACAACCTGACCTACGTCATCAACTGCAACCTCCAGCGGCTGGACGGCCCGGTCCGCCCGAACTTCAAGATCGTGCAGGAGCTGGAGGCGCAGTTCCGCGCCGCCGGCTGGAACGTGGTCAAGGCGCTGTGGGGCGCGGCCTGGGACGAGGTGCTCGCCCAGGACACCGACGGCGCGCTGGTCCGGCGGCTGCGGGAGACCCCGGACGCGCAGTTCCAGACCTACGCCACCCGGGACGCGGCCTACCTGCGCGAGCACTTCTTCGGCGCGGACGCCTCGCTGCGCGCGCTCGGCGGCCGGCTGACCGACGCGAAGCTGCTGGAGCTCTTCCAGACCTCGCGCGCCGGCCACGAGCCGCGCAAGGTGTACGCGGCCTACCGCGCGGCCCTGGAGCACAAGGGCGCCCCGACGGTGATCCTCGCCCAGACCGTCAAGGGCTACACGCTCGGCGCGGGCTTCGAGTCCCGCAACGCCAACCACCAGATGAAGAAGCTCACCGGCGCGCAGTTCCGCACCATGCGCGACCTGCTGGAGCTGCCCATCCCGGACAGCGCGCTGGACGCGGACGTGGTGCCGTACTGGCACCCCGGGGAGAACTCCCCCGAGATCCGGTACCTGCGCGAGCGCCGGGCGGCCCTGGGCGGGCCGGCGCCGGCCCGCAAGGTCGTGGCGGCGCCGCTGCCGCTGCCGCCGGAGAAGGCGTACAAGGCTCTGGAGAAGGGTTCCGGCACCCAGGAGATCGCCACCACCATGGCGTTCGTCCGGCTGGTGAAGGACCTGATGCGGGAGAAGGAGACCGGTCGGCGCTGGGTGCCGGTGGTGCCCGACGAGGCCCGCACCTTCGGCATGGAGTCGCTCTTCCCGTCCGCCGGGCTGTACTCGCCCAAGGGGCAGACCTACGACCCGGTCGACCGCGACCAGCTCCTGTACTACAAGGAGGCGAAGGACGGCCAGATCCTCAACGAGGGGATCACCGAGGCCGGTTCGCTCGCCGACTTCACCGCCGCGGCCACGTCGTACGCCACCCACGGCGAGCCGATGATCCCGTTCTACATCTTCTACTCGATGTTCGGGTTCCAGCGCACCGCCGACCAGTTCTGGGCGCTCGCCGACCAGCTCGGCCGCGGCTTCGTGATCGGTGCCACCGCCGGCCGCACCACCATGACCGGCGAGGGCCTCCAGCACGCCGACGGCCACTCCCACCTGCTCGCCTCCACCAACCCGGCGGCGCTGTCCTACGACCCGGCGTTCGCGTACGAGGTCGCGGTCATCGTCCGCGAGGGCCTGCGGCGGATGTACGGTCCGGCCGTCGAGGGCGAGGACCAGGACGTCTTCTACTACCTGACGGTGTACAACGAGCCGAAGGTGCAGCCCGCCATGCCCGAGGGCGTGGAGGAGGGCATCATCAAGGGCCTGTACCGCTACCGGCAGGCCGACGCGGCGGCCGCCGACGCGCCGCGCGCGCAGGTGCTGGCGTCGGGCACCGCGATCCACTGGGCGCTGGAGGCGCAGCGGCTGCTGGCCGAGGACTGGGGCGTGGCCGCCGACGTGTGGTCCGCGCCCTCCTGGACCGAGCTGCGGCGCGAGGCGCTGGAGTGCGACCGGGCGCGGCTGCGCGGCGAGGACCGGGTGCCGTACGTGACGCGGGCGCTGGCCGGTGCGCAGGGCCCGGTGGTGGCCGTCAGCGACTGGATGCGGGCGGTGCCGGACCAGATCGCGCCGTGGGTGGAGCAGGACTGGACGT